From the Fusobacterium ulcerans ATCC 49185 genome, the window TTGGTGCTGAACATTTATTGAAAAATATGGGGTATGAAGTAATACTTGTTGATGATAAAAAAGGGATATCTTCTAATGAAGGTATGGAATATTTAGATGAAATTGAAATTTTTGTTAAAAGTCCAGGAGTACCATATAACGAGCTTGTGATGAAAGTTAAAGAAAAAAAAATAAAATTAATAGATGAAATTGAATTAAGTTATGAATATATGTTACAATATGAAATAAAAAGTAAAATAATTGCGGTAACAGGAACAAATGGAAAAACTACTACTACTTCTAAAATTACAGAACTCCTTCAATATGCTGGCTATAAAGCTGAATATGCTGGAAATATAGGAGTTTCATATGCAGAACTGCTTTTAAAGCATAAAGATCTGGATTATATTGTTTTGGAGTTAAGTTCGTACCAACTTGAAAATCTTCTTGATTTTAAACCATGGATAACTATGGTAATAAACCTTACTCCTGACCATCTTTCTAGATATAAGGGTATAGATGATTACTACAGAACAAAATTCAATATTGGTAAAAATCAAACTCAAGAAGATTATTTTATCTTTAATCTTGATTCAAAAGAAGTAGTGGAAAGAGAAGCACTTATATCTGGGAAAAAGATAAAAATATCTCAAAATACTAGTGAAGGATGTGATTTCTGGGTAGAAAATGGAAAACTCTATGGAAAAGATGGAGAGATATTAGAATGCTCTAAACTTTCGCTAAAGGGAAAACATAATC encodes:
- the murD gene encoding UDP-N-acetylmuramoyl-L-alanine--D-glutamate ligase, which translates into the protein MKKAMVFGIGVSGLGAEHLLKNMGYEVILVDDKKGISSNEGMEYLDEIEIFVKSPGVPYNELVMKVKEKKIKLIDEIELSYEYMLQYEIKSKIIAVTGTNGKTTTTSKITELLQYAGYKAEYAGNIGVSYAELLLKHKDLDYIVLELSSYQLENLLDFKPWITMVINLTPDHLSRYKGIDDYYRTKFNIGKNQTQEDYFIFNLDSKEVVEREALISGKKIKISQNTSEGCDFWVENGKLYGKDGEILECSKLSLKGKHNLENVLFITAAAEIIGISNEKIREFLYNTETIEHRMEDFFNYGKVKFINDSKGTNIDSTKFAVEAFDQCILICGGFDKKLDWTPLADLIKIHAKETYLIGDTADEINRILLEKGYDRSRIFLLRDLKSCLLNMKERFNPKEHQVVLLSPATSSFDQFKSYEHRGEVFKELVREIFGR